The genomic DNA TCGGCGATCACGAGCAGTCGCGGTTCCATAGCTGGACCGCGTCTTTCGAAGCCATGGTCCGCCCAGGAGATATGCTGCGTACCGAATTTCAGCACGTCGCTATGGAGAATGGTAAAATGGTCCTTGAAGTGAATGTCTACAACAACGTGACTGGCGAACGAGTAATGAAGTCAACAGCTGTGGTCGAACAGGCTCGCACTGCCTACATCTTCTGTGGACAGGGTAGCCAAGAGAAGAGAATGGGTATGAGCTTATACGAGAGCAgtccagcagcacgagctcTTTTCAATCGTGGCGAGGCATACTTGAGGGAGCACTACGGTAAGCACTCCTGCTGCAATCATGCTTAATCGAGAAATAAATGCTAACTCTGACAGGATTCTCCATCCTAAAGATCATTCGAGAAAATCCTACGGGACTCACAATCAGCTTCGGCGGGAGGCGCGGCCGTCGCATTCGGCAGAACTACTTGACGATGGGCCAACGCGGCACTTCATCAACGCCCTATCGCTGCATCGTGCCGTCTTTGACTGCTCAATCGGCGTCGTACACTTTCCACTATCCGAAAGGTCTGCTCTACAGCACTCAATTCTCCCAGCCGGCGCTTGCATTGATGGAGATGGCACAATATGAGCATCTCAGATCACAAGGCATCTTGCAACAAACGTCCTTATTCGCAGGTCATTCCTTGGGAGAGTATGCCGCCCTAGGAAGTTGTTCGACTGTGCTTCCGTTCGAGAGACTGATGACCCTGGTATTCTATCGCGGCCTGAAGATGCAGAATGCACTTCAAAGAGACATCGAAGGCAAGACCGACTACAGTATGGTAGCAGTGGATCCAAGTAGGATCAGCAAGGGTGAGTTGCCAGCCACGTTGTCAAGCTTGTTTCGCGTCGTGCACATTATGCTAATGGTTTTCGTGCCGCAGACTTTAGCGAAGCAACTTTCAGATATCTGGTTGAAGCCATAGCTACGCAAAGCGGACTGCTACTTGAAGTTGTCAACTTCAACATTCAAGACAAGCAATATGTTTGTGCTGGTCACGTAAGTCTCCCAAATCCCTGCTCATACTACCAATGCATTTTCTGACACCGAAAACAGTTCCGCACACTCTACATCCTCTCAAAGATTTGTGACGAACTCAGCATCATACGCGATGCCGCCAAATTCGTCACAGACTCCGCCAAGTTTTCCGCGCTCGTCAGAAATCACATCGAAGCGTCGTCCATTCTGACGAACTCTTCTGTGCTGGAGCGGGGCAAGGCCACTATTCCATTGAGCGGAGTCGATTTGCCATTCCATTCTACCATGTTACGTGGGCACATTGGAGATTATCGCGAATACCTCGACCACGTGTTGAAGGTCAGTGACATCAAAGTTGAGGAATTGGTAGGGAGATGGGTCCCCAATGTGATTGGCAAGCCTTTTGCTGTGAGCAGAGATTACGTTGAGGAGGTGGCGAAGATCACGAATAGTGAGCGGCTTGGCCATTTGGTTAGTGTGATGGCGTAGGGTGGTTTGGCATTGATTTGATCCGTTTGTTTTGACTGCGATTTTGCGCGGAGTCTACAATGGCCATGGATCCTAGTGCTCATGGAAGCAATTAACATTTTTCGTAAGAACGTACTTACTCCAAAGGTCCAACAAAATTCTTTCGAGAACTTGTGACGACAGCAACTTTGAAACAGTTCAGCACTTCTACTTCAATGCACAACTATCGATCAGAATGCTACTGCTTTTCGCTCACATGTCTGGCAGTCATCCTTCGCAGGTTTGGCAGACGCTTTCTCTTTGCTAAGTGCGTTGACGTCCCCGCCGATCGCTGCAAACCATCTGGGATCGATATTCTCTTTGCAGAGATATGGACTCACGTCGGCCTTCTTTGGACCAAGACGATCCTCAATCGTCCAGCCCATGCCAAGATGGGCCCATGGGTTCGAATCGAAGTAATCGATCTGGAAGTCTTCGTAGCGAGGTTTCTCGATCACTTGTTGATAATGTAGCGAAGAGCCTGGCCAGATGGCATTCACCCGGCCAGTTTCGTTGTTCTTGTACCCTGTCAAGGAGTCAGTCACTTTACGAATCTTGGCAGGCATTTGTGGATCGCGAAGGAAACGACTGCACTTACAACTTCGACAATCATCCTTCCACACAGTATGCTTAACCCATTCTTGCACATGCTCGTTGAATTTGTCCGTGACATCTTGTCTTGGCGCGAAGCTGCGAACATTCTCATTCTGCATCTTGCTGATCAATTGCAGAGCGTACTCTGAAACAGAATGCAACGGTGCCATGACCGAGCCGTTCTCAATTGGCCAAGATGGACCGATGAATGTCACAAAGTTGGGCATGTTGGGAATTGCCAAGCCAAGATATGCCTCGGGGCAGACCTTCCATTGGTCCCTTAGGTCGATGCCATTTTTGCCAATGACTGGGAATCGCGGACGATAAGAGACGTCGAAACCGGTCGCGCAGACGATGGAGTCGACTTTTCGTTCTacgccgtcgccgccgaTCACACCGTCTTCAGTGCAGCGCACGACGGGCGTGAAGTGAACATCAACATTGTTCTGTTGCACGGCGTCCATGTACACATCACCAGGCGTGATTCTTCGACAGCCGAGTCCGTAAGTCGGGATGAAGCCCTTGAGCAGGCGCTCGTCCTTAATGTGTTCCGCCATACGCTTCTTGAAAAACATAGAGCCCATCTTTTGACCCATGGAGCCACTATAGAAGCCACCCCACATGCCATTGACTTGGTCTTCGATTTCTTTTGCATGAGCAACGAGACTGTCAGGATCAAGGCGAAAGGCGTCTTTCTCTTCGGATGAGTAGGTTTTGGCTTGGCTTCCAGAATTTCCTGCTAGCACTCCAAAGTAGACCCCAGTCCTGACGAAGACGTCCAAGTGCTTGGTATGTGGCTGCATACCTGGTACTGTCTGGATTGACGAGGCGCCTGATCCGAGAATTGCTACTCGCTCGTTCTTCCAATCTTCTTCTGTCCAGTCCTTTGGCCATCTTGCAGTGTGGACGATCCGGCCTTTGAATGTATCCTGGAGGCCTGGAATCTCTGGCCACTGTGTCCTGTCAGCTTATGTTTTACAAGCAATGGTAGTGCTTCCTTACTTTGAAGTTGTTCAGAACACCTGCTCCGTACATCAACATATGACACCTATCTTCAAACTCTCGTGGCTCCATTCCGGGGCGATGTTCGCGAAGCTTGACGAGCCACTCTCCAGTTTCCTCTTGCCAGAAGCATCCAACGACTTCGGTATGGAAGTTCATGTATTTTCGCAGATCGAACGCTTCACAGACTTTATCCAGGTACGACCAGATCTCTGCAGCGAAAGAAAAATATCTTGGCCATTCTGGGTTCTGGTATAAAAGGTCAGTTGCTATGTCccaagatcgagaagagcCAAACTGACGAGCGCAAATTGGTATGTATACGCATGACTTGGAATATCGCAGCCAGCACGAGGATATCGATTTTCGAGCCAAGTACCTGAGACGAGACTATCAGCACATTCTTCATTCTCAACGTGATGGACGTGAACATACCTCCAATATTCTCGTTCTTCTCATAGATGACGTGCTCAACATTCTCGCATTGCTTCTGAATCTGATATGCCATCAATATGCCTGAGATACCTGCGCCTATCGTCAGGACACGAATCTTGCGATTCGATGGATCTCTGTAGCATCGATCTTGTGGGACCTCGTATCCGTTCGAGCTGAATTGCGAGTAGTCATTTtgcttgctctgctgcttgGTAGGCTCTGTGGGCAGCGATTCGTTCATGAAAGGAGCCATAACGTCTTTTGTGAATGTAGAGAGGGCGGGAGTGTCTGCTCGTACAAAAGCTGAACAGTCAAATCCGCTGCACATTTGGCTTGGCACATCCATCAAGTCGTTGTTCATGCCATCTTGCATGGCTGTTCGGTGGCCTTGCTTTCGCTAGCCGAGTGgctccttcgcctcctcaTTTGCACAGGTCCACCTCATTTACGCTCTGCGAATAATTAAGCACACTCGAATGAGGGCCAAGTTCCGTCCTCGAGCAACACGCATGGATGGCATTATGTGGTGTCAAGTGTCTTCGATAGATTGCGTTGTAGTTGAGATCTAGCAACGGTTATGCTGAAGAAGCGAGTGAAAGCCCAAAATTCCTTAGTTGAGAAGGATATTCTACCAATAGCATAACGCCTGAGGACGCCTGAACACCAATTTACCCAACAACGAAATTCGCCAACGCCGTAGTATGCTCCTCAACGCCACGAATCCAATGCCAACGCTACCTTTCCATGCAAAGCTGAATTCGAGTACAATCTATCGCGATCTTTGGGTATAATTTTCTAGCTCATGACACGCTCAATAAGCTGGCTGACTCGGTGTACATGATCCTTTTGCTGTAAGGCAGGAAAGTCAGCAAAAGATGATCCTCTTGATCGAGTGTGAATAGGACTTACCATCAATGTGAAATGACTCGCTCCATCTGCTCTCACGATTTCAAACTCGGCTCCAGGTAAGACTGTCTCCCAGCCGTCTGGTCCGAAATCGATTCGTTTCTGCACCATGAAGTGCATGCCCTTCATCTTCGgtgcctcttcttctttcatgACTGTATCAGCCGCCCATAGAATGCCGACCTTGGGCATTCGGGTTGTGGGCAGTGGAGCCACAATATAATCCATCATGACatcgacgacggcgacgaaGTGCGGAATCAAGTATGGTGGAGGTTCGGAAGAGCCATCACTCGTGCCACCTGGTTGGTTGGCGAACATTCCGACAGTGTTGCAGTGCTGATAGAACTCGACGGGCAGTTTCTCCATGACTTGTGGCACAGGTGCATCGATGATGATCAGCGAGTGCACTTCATCGCCGCCTTTGGCCAAAGCCTCTGCTGTGACATAAGCGAAGGCACCTCCAGATGACCAGCCACCAAGGTGGTAAGGTCCTTGAGGCTGACGTCGCTTGATCTCGTTCACAAAGGACTGGATCATGGCCTGGTGGGTGCAGCGCATGTTCTCCGGATCGCGAGCGTACGGGCAGTTGAGTCCGACGATGGCAACATCTGCTTTCAGTCGTGGAATGGTGAGATACGACGATGCAGAGCCGCCGCCATCGGGAAGCATGAAGAGAGTCTTCTGTGCGACCTTGGGAAGGCCTTGGAGGATCACAGAGTTCGTGGCTCGGCAGTACGGTTCCAGCTTGAGAGCAGGAGTGTCAGGTTCCTCGGCGCCGCTGGTGTCATTTGACGTGACACTGATCACATCATCACCTCTCGATCCACTAACAGATCcgcaggacgaggatgacatCGAGGGCGTGGCGCACGACTCGCAGTCGCTCTCTGACGCGCAAAGATCAAAGCCTTCGGTCGGAGTGGCTGAAGTTTGGGCCGAGCTCTGCCCGCATGATCCGCCAAAGAagtccttgagcttctgaACAGTCGGGAGTTCAGTGAAGAGGGAGAAGTCTGAATCAAGGTCCACTTCCAGTTCTTCACGtagcctgctgctgatgacaaGAGAGCTCAGTGAGTCAATGCCGACTTCTGTGAAGACTGTGTCGTCTGTTAAATCATCTAGGGCCATGCCAGACTCCTCTGCTACAATTTTGATCGCCGCAGCCACCAACTCGTTGTTACCAGTCGATACAGGAGTTGATACATGCTTGGTCTGAACCGGCGAAGTATGGGCGACTTGAGCCTCCACAGCCTCGGGTGTGTCGACTACTTCTGGTTCGGGAGCTGGACTGGCTGGCTGAGCGGGCTGCACTGGAGTGGCTAGCACAATACTGAGAGCCTCTGGCACCATCGCTCCGATGAACGTCCTCAGAGATCCCACTGTAGGACAAGTAGCGAATAGAGCAAAATCGGGATCGAGGTCGAGATCGAGGTCCTCCCGCAGGCGCCCTGCGATGACCATCGAGCTCAAGGAGTCGACACCAATGTCTGTGAACTCGCTGTCATCGGTCAGCTCTTGTATTGCAATGCCGCTTTCTTCCGATATAATTTGTAGCGCAGCTTGAACAGTAGAGTTGGATCGATCAGGGCCTGTTCCAGAGGAAGTCGCCTTGACTGGCGCGGCCTTCGCTTCCGTAGGAGGCTTTGACAAGGTTGCTGGTTTTTCTGGTTTCTGCGGGGCGACTGTGGGCTTTTGAGGAGCTGGGGCAGCCTTTTGTTCTTTCTTCGGCGCGACAGCAGCCGGTCTAGTCGCTGTCGGTTGCGCTGTTGagatcttctctcctcgCTGACGAGCGGCCTTATCAGATTGTGCCTGCAGTACAGCGCGCAATGCCTTGCGTGGCACTGATCGAAGCTGTAAAGTGGTCAGTCTATGCTGTAGCTGTTGGAAAATACCTGTTACATACCGAAAGCCCTGAGAAGAACGCCACGATGTTGTCACCATCGAGCACAACAAGATCACCGTGAACCAGATCGCCAGTTTGGTCAGGCACCATCTTGGTGTAGACTTCATATGGCTTGGTCTTGTCCAGAGGCACATAGACCTGGAAGCTCTTCCAGCCATGGTTTACGAACACAGTCTGGTCGATATCTGTATCATCCTTCGCATTCATTGCAAATCCTGCGACTTGAGTGAATGCGTCAATGAACGCAGGGTGGCTGGAATAGACTCCTTGATCCTTGCAGCCGGCGAGATTCATGACACTGATAGCTTCGTTATCAGCCTCATTGAGAATTAGATTCTGGAGCAGCTTGTAGTCAGTGTGGAAGCTGGCCATGCTACTCATTAGCTTATAGCCACTCTTGGTGTTGTAGCGGACGAGCTCTCCTCTACTCATTCTGCTTCGCAATGACTCAATGGCTTTGCGATATTCCGGAATGAGCTTCTGTTGTGTCTTCAGCTGGGCAGTGGTAGTGAAGCGAACAGTACAGGTCGCATGCTCAGTATCCAGCTTGCCATCCGCGAAGTACGTTGCGAACTTCACTTTGGCGCTGCGAGTGGTAGCAGCAGCCTTGGGCGGCCATGCCATCGTCAGAGTGGTACGAAGCAATTGTGGTGACTTCCCGTGGGGGATCAAAGCCTTGTCCACAACGAGGTCGCAGACATCGATCAGGCCATCGATGGCACCCTGATGTCCGGCACGAATGCGATCCATGCAGTACTTCCCAGCCTGTGCAGCAATGTCCGCATAGAATGAGGGAGTAGCCAATGGGATACCGTCCACGAGGTGGCCTTGCGCAATATTGTTGACATCTGGCCTTGACATATCGGTCTCAACGACGAAGGTAGCGCCCAACGGCTCCGTCTTTTCTTCGACAACACGGTGAAGGGTCGTGGTCAACGGTATCTCCGGGTAAGCCTCTTTTGTCGCATCAAGTttcgatggcttcgatgaGGCCTTCAACTGTCCGCCAGGGACGACCACGTTCCCCTCAAAGGAGTGCTTGCCAGGCTCATACTTCGATGTCTGCCACTGTCCATGACCCTCAGCACAATTACAGTGAATCTTGTGGCGATGGAGACACCAGTCGCCTTCGTACTCGATGTAGTAATCCTTCAAGTCCCAAGAATATGTCGGCAGCTCTGACATGACACGCTTCGAGCCGTCAAATGGTGCATGGTAGGCGCCCCAGTTGAGATCTAAGCCACCGTTGTACAGTGTCGAGAAGATCGATTGCATGTTCAACCAAACATCGCTCTTGGGTTTGAGGGTTGGGAGAGCCACCTGCTTTGAGCCCAAAGTCATCTTGATCATACCAGAAAGTAGAGGCTTTGGTCCGACGTCGATGAAGACAGTGCGCTTATTGACCAGCGACCCACTAGCCGCGTCTTGAAGTGCACCAACAGCATCGACTGGCTTGCGACAGTGCCTTGCAAGATATGAAGGATCGAAGACTCCGCTTTCGGTGACGATTCTACCCAGCAACGTAGAGAATACGGGCATCGTCGGTTTGTTGAAGGTGACTGCTTGagccagcttctcgaacTCGGGAAGGATGGCCTCGACTTGTGCAGAATGGAAGGCAAAAGGTAGCTTCAACACTGTTGACTTGATGTTCTGGGCCGACAGTAGTCGACGAGCATCAGTCATGTCGGCTGAAGATCCGCTAAGAACTGTATCTTCTGGCCCATTCCGGCAGGAGATCTCGTAAGGAGTTCCAGCCAAGATTTGGTCAAGTATCTGCACAGATGCCTTCGTAGCGAGCATGCAATGACTGTGTCTTTGGCACTTGTCCTGTAGTAGCTGAGCCCTCCTGCCAACGAGATAGATCGTGTCCGCGGCGGAGAGGACTCCCGCCATGTGCAAAGCGGCGTACTCACCAAGGCTGTGTCCAATGACAGAAGTAGGGCGAATGCCGAATGAGGCGAGCAAATTGCCGAGAGCCATCTGCAAGCATGCGATCGCAAGCTGCACGACTACTGGAAGCAGGTCGTCGATCTCGCCTTCAGCTTCCGCCGAAGTGTAGACGTGGAGGAATGATGGGAAGCCGTAGCTCTGTGCCAGTTGATCAAGTCTCTGGAGTTCGCTGCGAAATTTCGGGTAGGCGTCGTAGAGCTGCTTGCCCATTCCGATATATTGACTGCCTTGCCCAGTGTATGCAAACGCGATGCTGGGCTTTGCTTTGGGTCTGTGCATGCCATCGCCATTCTCAATACACTTCGCGAGTTTCGTCTTGATCTCATCGACCGAGGCGCCAGTGACACTCACACGATGTAGGTGATGCCATCGACGAGCTGTCATTGTATACGAGAGCTCAGACAGCGATGCTTCTGGTGTTCGTTGCAGGAATCCAAGGAGAGCTTCAAGATTTCCCTTGAGAGATTTTGCAACGTGGGCTGATACAGTCACGATATGCTGTGACCGAGTGTCCTCCGTGTGTGGCTTTTCTGTCGAGCGGGTGGGTGCATCTTCAATCAAAAGCGCCGTATTGCCACCAGCAGCTGAGAAGTTATTGATCAGGGCTCGACGAGGAACAGAGCTTCTTGGCCAAGGTTTTGGTTCAAATGCAATGTGAACCTTGCGGGCTGGCAGGTCGGGGTAGTTGTGGTTGATCTTGCTTCCAGGTTTAATGCCGCAATGTGGAGGAATCATGTTGttctgcatcatcaacaaAACTTTGATCAAGCTGGTCACTCCAGACACACCCTCACCATGCCCGACGTTCGCCTTCGCTGAGCCGATATAAACGTCACGAGAACGGAAGGCTTCGTTCGGGGCGAAGCACGCAAGTACAGACTTCATTTCCTCGGCATCACCGACCTGGGTTCCGGTACCATGCATTTCAACGTAGCCAACCGTGTCCGGGTCTACGTTGGCGGCGGTCAAGCATGCAGACATGTTATCGATTTGGGCACTAGCGAGGGGTCTGGTCATTGACTCAGACATAGCGGAATGGTTGGTCTTTGTGTCCAGAATGACTCCAAGGATTGGATCCTTATCTGCTAAGGCGTCCTCGAGTCGCTTGATGAACACGGTTCCTACGCCCTCTGCACGACAGTATCCATCTGCGGCATCGTCGAATGGCTTGCAATTTCCTGTGCGCGACAAGAAGAATCCTTTATCGAGGCCAGCGTGCCCATCAGGCGTGAAGATCATGTTAGTACCGCCGGCTACGGCAGTGTCGCAATCGCCTCTCCAAAGTGAATTGCAAGCAAGATGAATCGCTGCGAGACTGGAAGAACAAGCAGTGTCGTTGGTAAAAGACGGTCCGGAGAATTCAAAGCAGAAATTGATTCTTCCCGGGATAAAGCCTCGATTGCCGCCAGTGATGAAGTAGGTGTCGATGTTCTGAGCTGTATTTGTCTCCATCCAGTCGTTGGATGTCACGCCGTGAAACACGCCCACTCGGTTGCGTTGAGTAGAAGAGGTTGTGTCCGGAACGATACCGCCGCGTTCCATTGCCTCATACGTAGACATCAAGGCCATACGTTGTGCGGGATCCATTTGTGGCGCCTCCTTTGGGGAAATGCTGAAGAATTTCGGATCGAATTGACCTGCAAAATCGAGCCAACAGCCCCATTTTGAAGCGCCCTTGTTACGCGCCTTGCCTGTTGGGTCGACATGTGTGTCGATGttccagcgacgacgagggaCCTCTTTCACGACATCGAGACCTTGATATAGTAATTCCCAGAATGCTTCCGTGCTTTGTGCTTCAGGAAAGCGTCCAGACATGGAGACGATGGCGAGTTTGCCCTTCGCCGAGCCTGAGCGATGACTGAAATTATCGG from Cercospora beticola chromosome 3, complete sequence includes the following:
- a CDS encoding uncharacterized protein (SMCOG1092:hypothetical protein~antiSMASH:Cluster_9), with the protein product MQDGMNNDLMDVPSQMCSGFDCSAFVRADTPALSTFTKDVMAPFMNESLPTEPTKQQSKQNDYSQFSSNGYEVPQDRCYRDPSNRKIRVLTIGAGISGILMAYQIQKQCENVEHVIYEKNENIGGTWLENRYPRAGCDIPSHAYTYQFALNPEWPRYFSFAAEIWSYLDKVCEAFDLRKYMNFHTEVVGCFWQEETGEWLVKLREHRPGMEPREFEDRCHMLMYGAGVLNNFKWPEIPGLQDTFKGRIVHTARWPKDWTEEDWKNERVAILGSGASSIQTVPGMQPHTKHLDVFVRTGVYFGVLAGNSGSQAKTYSSEEKDAFRLDPDSLVAHAKEIEDQVNGMWGGFYSGSMGQKMGSMFFKKRMAEHIKDERLLKGFIPTYGLGCRRITPGDVYMDAVQQNNVDVHFTPVVRCTEDGVIGGDGVERKVDSIVCATGFDVSYRPRFPVIGKNGIDLRDQWKVCPEAYLGLAIPNMPNFVTFIGPSWPIENGSVMAPLHSVSEYALQLISKMQNENVRSFAPRQDVTDKFNEHVQEWVKHTVWKDDCRSWYKNNETGRVNAIWPGSSLHYQQVIEKPRYEDFQIDYFDSNPWAHLGMGWTIEDRLGPKKADVSPYLCKENIDPRWFAAIGGDVNALSKEKASAKPAKDDCQTCERKAVAF
- a CDS encoding uncharacterized protein (SMCOG1093:Beta-ketoacyl synthase~antiSMASH:Cluster_9); protein product: MAQATRLYLFGDQTYDFVPKLKELLAYHENPILTAFLDQAHYVIRAESIESLPVAVHKASRTASLAELVQKYTEGKLGPAFQTALACTSQLGAFIRDVEQEVYPQANDSYVLGVCTGSLAAAAVASSTSLSQLLPLAVQTVLVAFRLGLCATHMRDLLLSASDADVTTQSWSTVLPKIGPAGASEAIDEFCSGKDLPSGGRPWIASYATKSTTISGSPLVLRELLRTPALANTKSMSLPICVPAHNSALFNTQHIRMILATTPSVSWSGHPSTIPFLSSVTGKLAWASNYYALLELALTQCLVDPIRWDKVETDLPQFLSSAVLDKVVIKPMNTMAHKALANALSAHLEVTADSSTKATDNFSHRSGSAKGKLAIVSMSGRFPEAQSTEAFWELLYQGLDVVKEVPRRRWNIDTHVDPTGKARNKGASKWGCWLDFAGQFDPKFFSISPKEAPQMDPAQRMALMSTYEAMERGGIVPDTTSSTQRNRVGVFHGVTSNDWMETNTAQNIDTYFITGGNRGFIPGRINFCFEFSGPSFTNDTACSSSLAAIHLACNSLWRGDCDTAVAGGTNMIFTPDGHAGLDKGFFLSRTGNCKPFDDAADGYCRAEGVGTVFIKRLEDALADKDPILGVILDTKTNHSAMSESMTRPLASAQIDNMSACLTAANVDPDTVGYVEMHGTGTQVGDAEEMKSVLACFAPNEAFRSRDVYIGSAKANVGHGEGVSGVTSLIKVLLMMQNNMIPPHCGIKPGSKINHNYPDLPARKVHIAFEPKPWPRSSVPRRALINNFSAAGGNTALLIEDAPTRSTEKPHTEDTRSQHIVTVSAHVAKSLKGNLEALLGFLQRTPEASLSELSYTMTARRWHHLHRVSVTGASVDEIKTKLAKCIENGDGMHRPKAKPSIAFAYTGQGSQYIGMGKQLYDAYPKFRSELQRLDQLAQSYGFPSFLHVYTSAEAEGEIDDLLPVVVQLAIACLQMALGNLLASFGIRPTSVIGHSLGEYAALHMAGVLSAADTIYLVGRRAQLLQDKCQRHSHCMLATKASVQILDQILAGTPYEISCRNGPEDTVLSGSSADMTDARRLLSAQNIKSTVLKLPFAFHSAQVEAILPEFEKLAQAVTFNKPTMPVFSTLLGRIVTESGVFDPSYLARHCRKPVDAVGALQDAASGSLVNKRTVFIDVGPKPLLSGMIKMTLGSKQVALPTLKPKSDVWLNMQSIFSTLYNGGLDLNWGAYHAPFDGSKRVMSELPTYSWDLKDYYIEYEGDWCLHRHKIHCNCAEGHGQWQTSKYEPGKHSFEGNVVVPGGQLKASSKPSKLDATKEAYPEIPLTTTLHRVVEEKTEPLGATFVVETDMSRPDVNNIAQGHLVDGIPLATPSFYADIAAQAGKYCMDRIRAGHQGAIDGLIDVCDLVVDKALIPHGKSPQLLRTTLTMAWPPKAAATTRSAKVKFATYFADGKLDTEHATCTVRFTTTAQLKTQQKLIPEYRKAIESLRSRMSRGELVRYNTKSGYKLMSSMASFHTDYKLLQNLILNEADNEAISVMNLAGCKDQGVYSSHPAFIDAFTQVAGFAMNAKDDTDIDQTVFVNHGWKSFQVYVPLDKTKPYEVYTKMVPDQTGDLVHGDLVVLDGDNIVAFFSGLSLRSVPRKALRAVLQAQSDKAARQRGEKISTAQPTATRPAAVAPKKEQKAAPAPQKPTVAPQKPEKPATLSKPPTEAKAAPVKATSSGTGPDRSNSTVQAALQIISEESGIAIQELTDDSEFTDIGVDSLSSMVIAGRLREDLDLDLDPDFALFATCPTVGSLRTFIGAMVPEALSIVLATPVQPAQPASPAPEPEVVDTPEAVEAQVAHTSPVQTKHVSTPVSTGNNELVAAAIKIVAEESGMALDDLTDDTVFTEVGIDSLSSLVISSRLREELEVDLDSDFSLFTELPTVQKLKDFFGGSCGQSSAQTSATPTEGFDLCASESDCESCATPSMSSSSCGSVSGSRGDDVISVTSNDTSGAEEPDTPALKLEPYCRATNSVILQGLPKVAQKTLFMLPDGGGSASSYLTIPRLKADVAIVGLNCPYARDPENMRCTHQAMIQSFVNEIKRRQPQGPYHLGGWSSGGAFAYVTAEALAKGGDEVHSLIIIDAPVPQVMEKLPVEFYQHCNTVGMFANQPGGTSDGSSEPPPYLIPHFVAVVDVMMDYIVAPLPTTRMPKVGILWAADTVMKEEEAPKMKGMHFMVQKRIDFGPDGWETVLPGAEFEIVRADGASHFTLMQKDHVHRVSQLIERVMS